In Venenivibrio stagnispumantis, a single window of DNA contains:
- a CDS encoding P-II family nitrogen regulator, translated as MKKIEAIIKPFKLDEVKDALTNIGVYGMTVTEAKGFGRQKGHTELYRGAEYVIDFLPKLKIEIVVDDEIVEKVVEAIMQAARTGRIGDGKIFIIPIEDVIRIRTGERGPEAI; from the coding sequence ATGAAAAAAATTGAAGCGATTATTAAACCTTTTAAACTTGATGAAGTAAAAGATGCTTTAACCAATATTGGTGTCTATGGTATGACCGTTACAGAAGCAAAAGGATTTGGAAGACAAAAAGGACATACAGAGTTATATAGAGGAGCAGAGTATGTTATTGATTTCTTACCTAAATTAAAAATAGAAATTGTAGTTGATGATGAAATTGTAGAGAAAGTAGTTGAAGCTATCATGCAAGCTGCAAGAACAGGAAGAATAGGTGATGGAAAAATATTTATTATCCCAATAGAAGATGTAATAAGAATAAGAACAGGCGAAAGAGGACCGGAAGCAATTTAA
- the glnA gene encoding type I glutamate--ammonia ligase: MTMIQCQTPDDVMRVISEKGISFIDVKFSDPFGQWQHITIPSHEFSLDSFEEGIPFDGSSIRGWKGIQESDMLLIPDPKTAFIDPFIEEPTLSLICDVVDPITKEAYNRDPRQIAKKALEYLRASGIGDIAYFGPEAEFFIFDEIRFSNGANHSYYEVDSEEGWWNTGREENPNLGYKIPFKRGYFPVSPLDKTHHIRMEMVKTLEEVGLTVEREHHEVATAGQGEINFRFSDIVGSGDNILKYKYVLRNVGYRYGKFVTFMPKPLAGDNGSGMHVHMSIWNKGQNLFAGNGYAGLSDIALYAIGGIIKHAKAIAAFSNPTTNSYHRLVPGFEAPVRLAYSARNRSAAIRIPIVDSPKAKRIEVRFPDASSNPYLTFTALLMAAIDGIENRIHPGEPLDKDIYSLPPEELANVPQTPGSLQEAIDALKADNEFLLKGGVMDLDFINMWIETKQAEHDAIRLIPHPKEFELYFDI; encoded by the coding sequence ATGACTATGATTCAATGTCAAACACCAGATGATGTAATGCGTGTTATTTCAGAAAAAGGTATTTCTTTTATTGATGTAAAATTTTCTGACCCATTTGGACAGTGGCAACATATTACTATTCCTTCCCATGAGTTTTCCTTAGATAGTTTTGAAGAAGGAATTCCTTTTGATGGTTCATCAATAAGAGGTTGGAAAGGTATTCAAGAATCTGATATGCTTCTTATTCCTGATCCAAAAACAGCATTTATAGACCCATTTATAGAAGAACCTACATTATCTCTTATCTGTGATGTTGTAGACCCTATTACAAAAGAGGCTTACAATAGAGACCCAAGACAGATTGCAAAAAAAGCTCTTGAATATTTAAGAGCATCCGGAATAGGAGATATAGCTTATTTTGGACCGGAAGCTGAATTCTTTATATTTGATGAAATAAGATTTAGCAATGGAGCAAACCATTCTTATTATGAAGTAGATTCTGAAGAAGGTTGGTGGAATACAGGAAGAGAAGAAAATCCAAACCTTGGATATAAAATTCCTTTTAAAAGAGGATATTTCCCTGTATCTCCTTTAGATAAAACTCACCATATCAGAATGGAAATGGTAAAAACCCTTGAAGAAGTTGGCTTAACAGTAGAAAGAGAGCATCATGAAGTTGCTACAGCAGGACAGGGAGAGATAAATTTCAGATTTTCTGACATAGTAGGCAGTGGAGATAATATTCTAAAATACAAATATGTTCTTAGAAATGTTGGTTATAGATATGGAAAATTTGTTACATTTATGCCAAAACCACTTGCAGGTGATAACGGCTCGGGTATGCACGTTCATATGTCTATCTGGAATAAAGGACAAAACTTATTTGCAGGAAATGGCTATGCCGGTTTATCTGATATAGCTTTATATGCTATCGGCGGAATAATAAAACATGCCAAGGCTATAGCAGCATTTTCAAATCCTACAACAAACTCTTATCACAGATTAGTGCCTGGATTTGAAGCTCCTGTTAGACTTGCATATTCTGCAAGAAATAGAAGTGCTGCTATAAGAATTCCGATAGTAGATTCTCCAAAAGCTAAAAGAATAGAAGTAAGATTCCCTGATGCTTCATCTAACCCATATTTAACGTTTACAGCATTACTTATGGCAGCTATAGATGGTATTGAAAACAGAATCCATCCGGGAGAACCTCTTGATAAAGATATCTATTCATTACCACCGGAAGAACTTGCGAATGTTCCACAAACACCAGGTTCTCTCCAAGAAGCAATAGATGCTCTTAAAGCTGATAATGAATTTTTATTAAAAGGTGGAGTAATGGATTTAGATTTCATTAATATGTGGATAGAAACAAAACAAGCAGAACATGACGCTATAAGATTAATTCCTCATCCAAAAGAATTTGAACTTTATTTTGATATCTAA
- a CDS encoding type II toxin-antitoxin system VapC family toxin, which produces MSCKKVFIDANVILDLFLDNRPYSEYSKEAFFHLQKNNVELLTSCDLITTVYYVLRKYDKEKALENLSYTLELLYLIPFSNYETKKAIELMQKDKNFKDLEDTLQYVLAKENQCDLILSNDDDFYSPDIKKINTKDFLEKLT; this is translated from the coding sequence GTGAGTTGTAAAAAAGTATTTATAGATGCCAATGTCATTTTAGACCTATTTTTAGATAACAGACCTTATAGTGAATATTCCAAAGAAGCTTTTTTCCATTTACAAAAAAATAATGTAGAACTTTTAACAAGTTGTGATTTAATAACAACAGTTTACTATGTGTTAAGAAAATACGACAAAGAAAAAGCTTTAGAAAACCTTTCATATACTTTGGAATTATTATACTTAATACCATTTTCAAATTATGAAACTAAAAAAGCCATAGAATTAATGCAAAAAGATAAAAACTTTAAAGATTTAGAAGATACTTTACAATATGTTTTAGCAAAAGAAAACCAATGCGATTTAATTTTATCTAATGATGATGATTTTTACTCACCAGATATAAAAAAGATAAATACAAAAGATTTTTTAGAAAAACTGACATAA